Genomic window (Daucus carota subsp. sativus chromosome 5, DH1 v3.0, whole genome shotgun sequence):
ATTAACAGCTGTAAGAGCGTGAAAAGAAGAAACATATAACAAATGAatatcaaatatacaatttcatcaataatataattcttttgaaTGCATTGTGGATTTTATGCCTTATTTCCTTTTTCTTCTTACTATAATTCCTTTTCTACCCTTCTTGCATGGGGGAGCAACCACATGACCAAATATCATTATCAAACTGTACTTCTAATCggaaaaatgtatatatatgttccaGTGTCCCTTTctgacttaaaaattgttaatatatgtatatatatatatatagtctccatagaactttactcatatatatatatatatatatatatatatatatatggagaaaagttctatggagaccattatttcatcagagatctTGAAGACTacacatattctaaaaataaaatattgccaaatttaatttttggtaaaataaattttacgAAAACTTTTCATTGAAAATCTTGTAAATTATGTACAAGCAAAACATGTTTTGTATAACAATACGTCTTGCAATGTTCTACTGGCAGAACTTACACGAGTTTCAAGCTTTTGCTTGCAGAAGATAcataatttttaagaatttcaatgaaatagtgatatttgtagaacacgCGATATATGAAACAATACattctataatattttcaatgcagaacatacatgatctatgttactcggactcttCATTTTACCTTTGAGAACCCGTCGAACAATCGACACTCCGACATGGACACTCAAACTTGGACACTTATTTTAGGGAAATAACATGTATACTTCTCAAAATGTTGCCGAGTCTGATACTTGGACACGTATTTATGTTAGACACTTGTAGCCAGGTCCTAGTAACAGACCTAGGTCTCCAACGGAAAcacggtctccatagaacttgactcTATCTACTTACACCCaaatactataaataaaaaaggTCATGGGGTCCAGTTTTCCGGTGAGGACACTGTCTTTTAGACTATGCCTTCCACTTTGCAAGTGTTATTATAATGCTGCAGTTGGTGCAGCGTGTGGCATCTAAACACATcctatgtttatttatttagcaGTGGTATGGAGTGGCTGTAAACTAAACAAGTTATTTAAAGAGATTTTTTCCTTGTACTAAcaaggattaaaaaaaaaaagcttggCAATGGTGTTTTTACAGATTTGGAGGAAACCTTAAGGCATATTGGGGAGTTTCGATTATAAATAATGCAGTGGGAACCAATCAGTTGTCTCTTAATATTAGCAAATTTGAGAATATTAAGATCTCTTATGTTGCTTTGAACTCTCAAGTCTAATATAGAAGAAGATAAAATGGCAAAGGCTGGGGGCAAAAACTCTGGTTATGAAGGCTATATAATTTGATAGTTAAGTGAGGTCAAGTCCAATTTATTAAGCCGTACATAGCTCAGTAAAGTATTAAAGACTGAATTTAATAGTATCTCTTCAATATTATTTGCTAGTAGCAGcttttaattaagatttttgTCGGTCATATGCTTTTATTGCTTCCTGACGCGCACCCGAACTATACCATTATATTGTTTCACACAAGAACATTGGGAGGATCACCGTCAGTATTTCATTGGTTCTGACAGAGGAAGAACATTATAACAAGCTCATGAATTGGGAAATGATATGGAAGTCGATGACGACATTCAGGAAATTCAGGTTCAAGGCTAACCTCGAACTCGAATTACTCGAACTATCAACATGTCTGTTCCTATGGATGTTACTGCTATAGTAGACAAAGCTCATCCACGTATATCCCCGCCAGCAAAATAGCTCAAAGGGAGGACCACTCTGttttgcccccccccccccagtcCAGGATAAACTTAGACAAAGTTAGACAGAAAATTGCTTATGCCTGTCTTGCAAATGAAGTTAGTTGACAATTCAGCAATGACATTGATGGGGAATAGTTCTAAATATGAGGAAGGTTCTGTGAAGGGTGGAGTTGAAGACAATGGGGCTATCTGTAAGGCTAATGTTGAAGCTGATCCGGGGACGGATCATGATATTTAAGTCCAGCAGTGCAAGTACAAATGGGCAGTTGGTTTGCTAGAGTTTAGTTAAGATTTATGTTTTTTCACCTCTATTATGTTGTCAGGGGTTCAGTGTGGTTCCTAATGTAAGCTGGCCGTTTTTTCAGTACGTTcctctattttaaaattatctattatttaaagaaaaaaacgGACCAATTAGAAACTATGGTATAGCAAGTGTTATCTCGATGAAAATGTAACATAGCGTGTTTGGCTCAATACATGCATCTTGATAATGATAATGCCATGGCCTAATCTGTTAATATTTATCCCTTATTACATTTCATGTTTCAAATATGTATTTTCTTGAGCTACCAATGTAATAAAAGATGTAAAGATGAGTGTAACATTTTAGAATTACCTTAGATGTAAGCTCATCCAAGGCTGGATAAGCAGAAATCTCCAGTTCATTTGTTCTAGCAGCTAGAAAGCTACAAATGGCTTGCAAAGCAACTTCAAGGGCTCGGAATTCAAAAGGAGGTTCTGTTGCTTTATCATCAAAAAATGTAGGACATAAGATGAAATTAAGATTAAAATAAGAACGTTAAGGTAGCTGATCTTAAGAGCCATAGAAGGGAAACAtcaatgttgtgtttggttggggagaatagAACGAAAAATAATAGAGTCTTATTTCAATATATTCATCTTTTAGAGAACTTACTATCTCCACCTGCTTCCCCATCATTTTGCACACTTGACTCTTTTTCTTCTCCATGATCTTGGGGAGTAATGTTTAGTGAAGGCAATCGCCTCCGCAGTTCTTCAACAACAGGGATGATGTTATCGTCCAAAGGATCTCGAAGTAAAACCTATCAGTAGTAAATAATGCATTGCGCTGACATCTTTAGAATAATACATAatcccaatttcaaaaaaataaaataaagtcccTAGTCCACCCTAAACATTACATACTAAGCATTATATAAATTAGATGTTATATGGTAACCACGAAAAATCATGTTTGCAGTTGCCGATTGGCCAGTAAGCAGTTCTTATCCATTGAGGTATGTGCCCAGGACATATATCTTAAGCTAGCATCAGATAAACTCATTATAATGATTAGGATGGATACTGATGAATGACATTGAATGATAGATGACTCAAGACTTGTTAAAaacataacaataaaaataaatttgatgggTTAGTTATTTGAGCGATGAAATTGACTTTTGGTAGAagaattcataaaaaataaaacaagttaTTCATAAAAGTATATCCCACTAACTTGTGAATTTAAGTCAGcttttagcttattttttaaCTAGAAGTAAGTTtttaacttattacacaaacatatatctTCCAAGTCGGAAATGGATTAAAGCCCCGGCAAACAGGTTCAAGCACAAAAGAAACCAGGCACGTACCTCTTGCGCAGTAATAATAGCTTTGATATGCTGGGCACAAAAGAAACGAAACATGAGAAACCAAAATAATAATGTTAATTTAAAAGACTAGACAATAATGTACCTCAAGATTGAGAAGAATGGCATTATCACGAGCCAGAATAGTAGAAGGATAGGAAAGAAGGGGATCAAGAACACGGAGATCCCTAGCATGTATATGAAAGCGTTGCATAATAGCATGCTTATCAACATCTAACACACTCTTCTCTGAACCCCATGAATCCAACATAATCCAACCCCCACCCATGATCAAACTATTACTGTATTTGTTTACAGGTTGTAGTAGTTATTCAGGGTCTCAGTTTTTCTTTCTAGTATGTGCTCTCTTTTGCTGTCTGGGGTTCATGTGGGGTTCTCTTTTGTATATCAGTATTCGGTCCCCTTTTGGCTTCTTTGTAAGAAATTCTGAGATTTTATGGAATATATTTTctgctttaaaaaaaaaaaataagcaatTTGGACTCTGCATTTACGCTGCTACCATAACTAATCTTTTGCCATTTTTACATTTCaactaattactccctccgtcgccctgagtagtatacattgggggacggggacgcggcacggactttaatgctcctgtaaagtatagttgtgtaatttatttttagaattttctttttctgaattaaagtttggatattatatttttattcaaaaaagaaaatctcaaaaataagttacggaactatatttcataagagcattgaaatgcgtgtcgaacagttgaaaagaaacgtatacaattaaatgggacagagggagtatgtttttATCTGCTTTTTTGTTTAGTGAATTTCCGGTATTTTTGTCctcatgttaaaattttattttctaaatctCCTCTTAATGATTTCCTTAAATGAAGAAAATTTCAGGAttctatttatatatactagTCCAATTCATTATTCACTTACATACAACATCGCTTTTCTtagaaagaaataattaaactttCACCAAAATTTCTTTTCAAGGCAATAAACTTTCACTGatgttttgatatatttttttgtctcCTAACTTAAAAATACAAAGTATTTTCCGGTTAAACAAAATTCATATTAACTTTTGTTTATGCgacaaacaaaaaaacaaaaatacaattGTTATATTTGAATGATATTATAACAtcatatattcaattaatgaaaatgaattaaaaaataaaaattgtaataacatgtttaaattaattttatttataataattatatgacATAAATGTTTCTtataatatcaaattattttcaCAATACATCTCCGATAATCAAATGTCACATAATAATATCTAATTGattataatcataaataatgGATGTCCATGCATTCATATCAATATTgtcaataaataatttaaaattttcatataattggtatcatattatttaaaaaaaattttaactgCACATTGTCTTTTGAAAAAAGAttgtaatattttgtaataaaatattacctCTTCAATCCgtgaactaaaataaaaaaaatatctaaaatgagAGTGCTTTTTATTTGTagtttttgaaattcaaatctttatCCTTTAAATTTCTTAAGAAATTGGTTTTTTATCGATTTAATGCAATATCCAAATGAAGAGACACCGGGACCATTGGgtaaataagtgcttcttactcTTGGGGAAAAAAgtagtttattataattttttttgtttttttacatcAACCAATCAAGAAATGTAGAAACTAGTTTGTTATCAGAATGAAGCCGAAAGTCGCCTTCCCAAACCCgcacatctatactatactataataaccAACATAGgtttgtagtccaaggttttagttatattttttggtttggtactcttcttttggtactacaactctacaaatgtggagtctattattttttggtttgatactctacaagtctacaaatgtggagtataagtattatattgttaaacagtttcaaatattaaaaacactcataacaatttattatcatataatatttcattaaaaaaatataatgatgttataaataaatttataaatatacgattttgaatatctttcttttaacaagaaccttcgtataactctttttaactttaacgtgttttatttcaatataaacacgaaccattatataaccctttctaactctaatcttaaaagttattgttgtcaaaaaaactaAGATTACataattatgttgaaattcgattgattagattaccgaatctttcaaaggttgaattttctgattttttatttttaaatctacgtgtactaaattcggattaaatgtactaaaatcctgacacacacacacacacacacacacatatatatatatatatatatattagggtttgtccattttgaagtaatcgggagaatacatagtcagttgaataatataatttaattaaaattcaatccactaatactaatatactaataaaatgatgttaaaatttaaattataaacaataaattacgaactatatacctgcccgtgcttcgcacgggttaaaggccaGTACTCCATTACTCCCCAACGGGTCCAAGTACCATTGAGATAATCGTAGTTTGCACAAGCAGACCGGGTAGATTTCATTATTGTACATGGCCACAACAAACTGAATGAGTCGTTTAAGTATttgatcaaatattaaaatcactGGAGTACCAGAAGAACTACTCTCTCAATTAACAACATTGTATGGTTCAATATGCAGCTACCTAAACTACAGAGCCACAGATTGTAACAATCATGGCAGTCATTTTACATAACTGCTTCCATTCTGTTATTTAAAGTGTGGGAGTTACAGAACTTTTCAAGATTTGCCTAACCTTCCTCGAGTTAGAAGCATACGGCAGAGGTAAAAAAAGCCCAGATATATTTATGCATCAACTTAACTTGTAAGTGTAACAAATAACAGGACCGAGCTTgtattaatatatcaaaattgacactgtaaaaataaaatcaacttaCTTGTAAACTGAAAGTACTCATCGATACCAATCTTGtattaatatatcaatattcAAAGGAAAATGAATTGACCCAATAGGCTTGAAATACGAAACTTAGGTAAGACTAATCCAAGTACCATTGAGATAATTACACCAGCAGAGAATTGCTTAGCGTGATTTAGTAGATTTTATTGATGTACATAGCAACAACAAAGTGCAAGAGCAGTTCCAAATCTTCATCAGGCACGATATTAAAGTTACTACAGTAACCTTTTGTGCTTGTACCAGCTGATTGCAGCCACATATAAGAAAATGGTACCAGCAGTACTGCCAAAAATCGTCAAGAGAAACACTTTCTGCTTTAAGCCATCAAACAGTTCAATGGCTATATTCATTCCGAAAACACCAGCAACAACAATAAAGGCATTCACCACCAAAGTTGCCGTGCTTATCAGGACCCCCATTTGCAATAGATGATTTTGTTTGTCATCCAACATGATGTTGATGTAGTCTTCTGTGTCATCCACATACTCTCTCAGCTTTAGGCAACCCCCAGAATATAAAAATTGTCAGTAAATTCTGGTGCTTGATAAAAATTAGACGACGAAAGTAAAGCTGGAGGTGCATCAGCATTACTAACACAACAATAGCGGATAACAAACTTTGGCCCCGACACTCATATGGTTCAATATTATAGCCGGTTCAATCAACAGATTCATAGACTGAAACAATCATGGCAGTCATTCCACATAATGTGGGAGTCAAAGACCTTTACAAGATCTGCCAAGTCTTCCTTGGGTTTGACAAGGTAGAAGTGTACACTACAGCCAATATCAGTGCATATGTAAAACCCATATATTTGCATGCATCAAATTTTGTAATTGTAACAACTAACAAGTGAATATATGAGGGGACAGCAAACCAATAAGTGCTGtgttgattttttgaaaatttgtcaTGTAACCAAGTGAACCGTCTAtgataaaaaaagaagaagcataACTTACAAAATGGTAATCAAGAAGTGGGACGCCTCAAGTATAAGATCAATAACTAAGAAGGTTGTTTGACATACCGTGGATAGTTTATTCAGTGTTCCATCAATTTGCACAAAATATGCTTCGAGAAGCATTTCCAGCTCCTCCACACCAAGATGCTTACTTGTAGCAGTATGAGGGGTGCTGTTACGGTTCCCATGGTTGTCTCTGCCAAGCGTAACAGATGGGCGAAATAGATGCTCCTGTTGATTTTCAATATTATGAAGATCACCTTCAGCATAGACATCATCAGGATTCCTGATTCGCAACAGTCAGATTTTATCAAAATAGAAGAgaaaaatattgtatataacAAAGAAAACTTCATGCAACACACCTATCAACAGTATCTGACCCAGCAACTTCATCTTCCACGCTGACTTCCTCATCTATAGAGGAAACTATTGAATTTTTAAGACAATGCACCAATTTGTCTGTCAGGCACATCTCAGCCAAATCTTTGTCATCCTCTAGCAATTGCTCTAGTTCATCCCTTACCTAATAATCAAATACCATTACTACAAAAAGATTAATGCAAGAAAGTCGATCACTGCTTGTGATAGATATATGAGCACCATAAGATGTATATAAATCATTGTAACATTAACCTTTATCAGTCAaatctaatataaataaaagaatcaCACCTAGTAATGCAGACTCATCTATTCTATTATCACAAATGCACAAAATAATAAGCAAATGCTTAAATTTTATCCACAAGACAATAATAAAACATTTGAcatatcaattaaaataattaaatctactTAGGATACTCAAACATACACACAACTTCATAACTTTTACATACAGATTTGTACATGCATGAACTGACTATTTCAGAAACTGATATATCTTTAGaaacttattaatttttattttattcgaaTAGTCTAACGTCCTCGGGCTCACTTGTCTATACATTGAAGACAGAGTAAGTAGATGCATCGAAAAATCTGCTGGTGAATACATGCATAAGGGTTATCTGCATTCCAGAATGCAATAGCCtaactagtaaataatgaacaaAGTTACAAGCTGAAGTCACTACCTTCTGAACACGTCCAGATATTGTAACCAATCGACTTTTGATTTGACGTACACGTTCCAGATTAAGTGTACTGATTTTTAAAGTCAGCTTGTCCAAGACAGGACGAGCTTCTTGCTCCAAAGTGCTAGcctaatttaaaattagagAAGGAAAGATATTATGGAACAAATTGACCAAATCCATTATATTTTAGGGGAGGCATAATCATGAATAAAATGTACAAAAGATATAGACATCTTGAGTAGACTTCTTAACCATAAGAAATTTACGAGAGTTAATAAATAGGATTCTTAATATGGTATACTTCATTATCCAAGCAACTACAGGCAGCTTCGAGGCAGGCCTCCAAAGCTATAAACTCAAAAGGTAGAAGTTTCAACCCATCTTGAGTTTCAGGAGTTTGTTTTCCATCTGTTTTCCTCTCCTCGTCGCCAACTGGCCTCTGTCTTGAGACTTCTAATAAATCACGCAAACTGGTCCGGTTAGTATTCTCAGCATTGACCCCACCTTCCTGCAATACCAAAGACAATAACTTTCAAAAACAACTAATGCCCCTTAGAGAGAAATATTATTCtctaaaaacatatttttcaaTGATGTTTGGTGAAGGTGTTTTGAGTTGTAAATGAACAACTTCTAAatttctatactatattattaaagccgaACATGCAAAAGTTTGATCGTTGGTTTGTAGTCAGGCACAGCGAATTATACCATTAAATTGAATTTTCTATATTTCCCTGTCTAAAATCCTTCCAAAGGTTTAAGATTTGAATCCCatcaaaaacatatatattagtataaataTGCATATTCATAGCAAGTAGTCTTAGGTTAGGTTACATGACATTGTAATGTATTATTAGAATTACATAATATGAATACCCGAGCCTGGTACAGACGACGCTCAAGTTGCTGAAGAAAAAGGCGAAGAGAAGGGTCATTAGAATTGAGCAAAAAGAGTTGATGGGCAGTGATAATAGCCTTGATATGCTCCAAATTGACGACGATAGCACGTTCTCGTCCCAAAAGGGTAGAGGGGTAAGAGAGCAGAGGATCAAGAAGACGAAGATCACGAGCAGGTAAGCAAGTGCGGCGCATTATAGCTTGTTTTCCGGCTTCCATGACATGGGTTTGTCCAGATGAGTCCACCACTAGCCAGGGGCGTATGCTACAGTTGCTGGGGTTTCTGCTGGGATCCATTTCTTCTTCGCCGGGGGTGGGGTTTTCGAAGAATTATGACAACAAGTAGTAGggttaattttttttgccagatGACAAGTAGTAGGTTAATAAAATAGAATTATGAGTATATAAGATGATGAGTCTGCTGCTGCTTGCAAAGCCCAGACTGACGCAATAAGGCCCCTGCTTCTGTCGTTTTCGTTAAATACAATTAACAAATTTGTATTATtcacaaaatatgaaaatttgatattttgaacttggaatttataattaaaaagttatcATAATGACAATTTGATTTAAAgaagtttttatttaattaagaaaTTTTATGTTGAATGGTCTTGGCTAGGCTGGCAAACAGTTCGTGTTGTATATTTTGGTATCCTGTACTGCACCCTAAATCCGGACTATTTCGGTTTCGTGTATCAGTTCTGGAACATATACACGAATCGAATTATTTCGTGTCAACACTAACCGTACACGTTAAGTACACGAAAAATTTCGTGTACCACGAACGGTCCGGATGAAATGTATACGAAATACACATTTGTATACCGAAGTACACGAATTTCACAATAAAtctattatttttacaatttttatgtGCCAAACAATAGATTAGACATACAATAAATTCATAAGATACCATAAATGAAATAACAtaattgaaattaattaaaagatatattatatataactataatatatttttaaatttatatttatttatttagttcgtgtattttcgtgtcgttCGTGTACTTGTattaaaaaccgaacccgacACTAAATGTAcgtgtatttttcgtgtacttcgtgttcgtgtaccgaatattgaaaaccaaacccaaacttttcgtgtcgtgtaacGAATTGTAGTCTTGGCCACACCTTTTGTAACAAacagaaataatatataacaattatataattttttcattattcaaaaataaaatatgttggaataaaattttcattgtaTCTCATGTTGAAACGGAGctaaaaatatatctatttgtaTAATGTTATTGAATTATAAAAGCTGCTGTTTTGCTTTATTGTTAAGGTTGAGATTGTACATGATTCATCATGAAGTGACGAGGAGAGAATGTTAGTTTAAACCAGACCAAATGAGAATAATTTTACCAACTCTTACAACACCTAAATTCTTGAAATGTAAGCATGATGAAACTCTATCAAAGATTTTTGCTCCTGGCAATGCAGTTTAAGCTTCGAGCAAAATACTTGTTTTTTACTGCTCCACCGTTGTTTCTGCAAATTCCTGTCTCTGTTGATCAAAAGTCTCACCAGATTTAACACAAAAAAGTTTGTATCCAAGAGTATGGTTTTATCATCAGGAAGTGAATCATCGCGATTTGATTATCTTCCTGAAGAGCCTTATAATCCGGGCCGGGGGATGACCGggcgaaatttaaaaaaaataacacatTTCAGCGTTAAGTATAGATGCATGGTGATATACTAGACATTATCATGAACTGAATCTAGGAACTTGGTATCTCTGCAATCTCAGCCTGCTCTTTCAAGGTTCCATAAAGGGTCTCAACAGTATTCAGTAAGAATTTATCAGAGCCACTTCTTGCCAACAGAGACACTGACACGGGAAGATTATCATACATCCCTAGTGGTATGCTCACCTGTCAAATCAAGAGATACCATATAAGATGGGCTTGTATTGACTACGT
Coding sequences:
- the LOC108223495 gene encoding magnesium transporter MRS2-3, translated to MDPSRNPSNCSIRPWLVVDSSGQTHVMEAGKQAIMRRTCLPARDLRLLDPLLSYPSTLLGRERAIVVNLEHIKAIITAHQLFLLNSNDPSLRLFLQQLERRLYQAREGGVNAENTNRTSLRDLLEVSRQRPVGDEERKTDGKQTPETQDGLKLLPFEFIALEACLEAACSCLDNEASTLEQEARPVLDKLTLKISTLNLERVRQIKSRLVTISGRVQKVRDELEQLLEDDKDLAEMCLTDKLVHCLKNSIVSSIDEEVSVEDEVAGSDTVDRNPDDVYAEGDLHNIENQQEHLFRPSVTLGRDNHGNRNSTPHTATSKHLGVEELEMLLEAYFVQIDGTLNKLSTLREYVDDTEDYINIMLDDKQNHLLQMGVLISTATLVVNAFIVVAGVFGMNIAIELFDGLKQKVFLLTIFGSTAGTIFLYVAAISWYKHKRLL